CAGCATCTCTATTGCTAAGAGACATTGACCCGTCATATCTAATGAATTTAATGTTGTTCTCTTTGAGTATTACCTCTATGACATCGAAGAGAGTTGTGAATTGACTAAAAACTATGATCTTCTCCCCTGGATTGTCTCTCAGTAACTCTTGTATCATTTCCACTGCTTTATCGATCTTGGCAGACGATTCGAAGACGCCTTTGTTCTCCCGGATCAGTTGTTGAATcatttcaatttttgacaACACTGGAGACTCACTTTTAACTATATCCATCACTGAAATATGCTGGTTCACAATCTTGTCGTAGACTGGGAAACTGATTACATTGCTTTCGTTGACAGGCAAACGACAGGTCACACATTTGGACACTCTAAGACCGTCATCAgtttcattctcttgaTAATTGGTGAAGAAATCGTCTTTGCAATCTTGACAAACAACATGTCCACATTTGTATAATATACAAGCATTCTCATTTATGATGTTATCCAAACATATAGGACACGTAAATCCGGCCTCTGCTTCAATGTTAATTCTCCTTACCACAGCAGGAGATAGTTGTGTGGCCAATTGTGGCATCTTGGTAGCAACTTCCTGTTTCAATTTGGCTTCTTGCTTCATCTCAGATAACTTCACGAGGAAATGGTGGCAACAAGTTTGTCTCAGTCTCAATAGCAAGATAAGAATACCAGAATAATGATTTCCTTGTCCCTTTCCAGCGTTTAGCATCTTTTCGGCTTTTTTGGCTGTCTGTCCTTCCAGATCCTTGTAAAAGTCTAACTCTTTTGCTTCCATTTCTATGAATGTGTCAATGATATGCTTCTTGGGTAACTTGAGAATGGGCTCTCCATCAATCTTCGAATCTTTGTTTCGTTTCAACAAGATTGCTTTAAGTAGGGCATGAAGTTTCCTCATAGCAATCTTCTTGTCTGTGGAATCATATTTGCCTGACATGGAACTCTTTATAGGTAATACTATGCCAGTTCTAAATCGCTTTTCATCATAATATGGCTTAATTCTCAAGAATCGAAGTAGAGGCCatagttcttcaattttattttgtAGCGGTGTGCCCGTTAAACACCATCTGTATTTAGACTTCACCAAAGCGACTGCCTTCGAAGTGATTGtattttttcctttgatCTTATGGGCTTCGTCTAGAATGACTCGAAGaaactttgtttcttttgcaaAAAATGGTGACTTGAAAGATATGCCTCCAGAGTCTTCTGCTGGTATGGATGAAGAGTTGGGCTGTAGGTCTGCCTCCTTAATTGCCTCTTCAAAATGCTTCTTCATTTGAGAAGACAGAGTTCCATACGATGTTAATACTATATCATACTGTTGGAGCTCTTCAAACGAGGACATTTTTTGCTTGTGATAAATGAAAACTTTTAGCCTGTATTCTGGTTTCGTCTTTAACAAGATTTCAGACTCCCACTGATGtagaagagaaactggTGCTATTATTAACGtagttttgaaatatccTTCGTCTCCTTGGATGGGTTTCTTTTCCGACTTTGCCGTTGACGTTTTGCTGACCTCTCCATTCGTTTCTGATGTAGACTTTTCGGATCTAACCTtctcttcaagttttgcCTCCTCTTCGGCTTCTTCTTGTGTTTTCCATTTGTTTGCGTAAATAATACTAATAGCCTGGATGGTTTTTCCCAGGCCCATGGCATCTGCTAAAATGCCTCCTTTGTTGGTTGACTTCTCCATCCGAAGTAGCCAATCTAACCCAACTCTCTGATGCTTCAGCAGTTGAATATTGAACTCCTTCGGAGTTTTAGCcaattcatcatcgtctttgTCCTCCATATCGGGCTGgatattttcaagaagCCGTTGTAAGCTTCCAGCGTCTTCATCAGAACGAGAATAAATATTTGAAGCATAACCCAAGCTATTTGCCCTATGAATTGCATCCATGAAAGACTGGccttccaaaacttcatTCTTCATATCACCGTGAAAAGCATTTTGAGCATTTCGAAAGATAAGTTCACGAtcttttttcagtttgtcAATTGTTGACGAGAGAGCATGGATTCTTCTGTGAATCTCCTGCTGTTTTATCTTGGATGTATCCATCTCTCTAAATATGTGCGCTTTTTCATTAGTAAGCTCCTGAATCCTGTTCAAAAGCTGAGTGAGGTATCCTTGATTATTAGCGGTCGCCTGAGGATTGTTCACGATAGATTGATATCTTAGATTGAGCTCTGAAACTTCTCTGTTTAAATGCCCCAAAGTGGAAATGAACCTATTGATCTCCATAATATTCGACTGAGCATGAACTCGAAGATTGTGAAGATTATCTAACAAATCTTTTATCCGCAAGTCCAGCCATCTGGCTTGTTCATTCTGGTTTGAACCGTCAAAATGGAGTATGTTTGCAGGGGCGTTGAAAGTTCCTGGCATAATTCCTAGAGGCTGCTGAACAATATTGGATCCTACAATTTGCaaatcttcgtcttcatcatctgaaTATGATTGGAGAGGTCGTTTCCCTTGGAAGATATGCGCATCTTGTGCTGTGTTGTTGTTGGCTATATGATGGCTCTGATTCTGTGTGCTGGAGGGAACTGGGGTAGAAGATGATGTAGATGCGGGGACAGATGTATTTATCTCGATATCTTCAGTTAAATCGatgatctcttcaaaatttgagTTTGTAGGTTGATTGCTGGACTTTTTTGGTCCATCATTAAGTGGAAAGGGAAATTCAGGTTGGGACTTAGAAATCCAGTCGGCGAATCCATTGTTGTTATCAAGTTCATTATTCTGATTATTGGAAAATTGGTCGGCTTGGGGGATGAACCTACTACTATTGAACGTACTAGCTTGTGGTTTCACTGATGATTCCCGTAACGATTCCAGTCTGgcaaaagaattggagtTGGATTGGTCATCAAGTTTTCTCCTTATTGGAGTTGTGCCGTTACTGTTGCTTATGGGGGCAGTAAAATTAAATGCTGGATTGGGGGCCAAAAGGTCCACTTTTGGAGTAGGCTCAGTCACCTCTATGATTTCCAGatcagaatcatcagaGTTAACAGAGTCTGTCATTACCTTGCATAGATAGATGGAAAGGGACAGTTGATAGATGTATCGCGATTTGATCGTTGGGGATCGATGGTCCCTAAAGGGACAGGACGGTTACAGGGAAGCTTCCCTCACTGCAATTTACTGGGTTGTGGCGCAGCTTAGATGGGTAATGAATAATGCATGCCAGTAAGCATCCGTTCAGCATCCAGATTAGCGTATCGATTCATAGCAAATTACATGGACTAACATACTTTACGAAGATTTAAACTATTTTTACACGCATAGCAGCTCTATAACTCTCCATTCTCCTCGTCGATCTTCTTCAGCACAAAATCTAActccttcttcaattttgcATTATCTGGGTCAAATGAAAGTCCTCTCTCAAAATTGTTTTTTGCATCAACGTATCTCCCCATCTTGAAAAGGGCTACCCCTCTTCTAATGTAATTATCTGGAATGGATGGCAGGAGCGTTACCAGTAAATCTGCATCATTGAATGCCCCTTCAAAGTCTCCATTCATCATGTAAGCGTCAGCTCTAGTGACAATAAAGATCGTCATTTCACTCAACGTCATCTGAAAACTCTCGTACTTGGGCCTTCTGTTAACCATTTCAAGACCCGTCGTCAACAATTTGATAGCCTCAGGATACTTGCCTGTCTTTATGTTGGATACAGCCGACTCGTGTAATTTCTGAGCCATGTGGGACAATTTCTTGTCAAACGACTCCTTACTTGGTGGAGAAGGAACATCTGCTTTATTGGCCAGGATCTCTCCGCTCAAGGTGTTCAGCTGCTGTATGTCATATTCTAAGTCTGCGTAGTCACCTGTGactttcagtttctttgagCTCACGTCGTACGAAAATGGTAGCATCTCGTAGGTGAAAGATCGGATGAAACAGAGAGTGTATCAACGTGTCaacctttttttttttgtctaAGGCTAGAGAGATCCCTCTGCGACCTCGAAACACTACAGAAACAAACTAGCTTACATCAGCAAACAACTAAACTTACGATACGTGCCCTATGTATGGTTCTCAATGTACTGTAAGTAAAAGCTTACAAGTCggcatcatcttcatcaggCAATGGCATAGCGGCAGCCTCGGCGTTCTCTTGCTCGTACTTCTTTATTAAATCGGCATCAATTTGAACCTCTGGGGCTTGCAAGTCGGGAGCAGCAACGAACTCTAATTGGGGCTCACCAGACAACTTTCTAGCTAACCACAAGAATGGCTTCTCAAAGTTGTAGTTGGACTTGGCAGAAATGTCAAAGTATTGcaagttcttctttctgtgGAAAGTGATGGTCTTAGCCTTGAcctttctttccttgacATCAACCTTGTTACCACAAAGCACAATTGGAATGTTCTCACACACTCTGACCAAGTCACGGTGCCAGTTTGGAACGTTCTTGTAAGTAATTCTCGATGTAACGTCGAACATGATGATACCACAGTCACCGTTAATGTAATAACCATCTCTCAGTCCACCAAACTTCTCTTGTCCAGCAGTGTCCCAAACGTTGAATGTGATAGGACCACAGTTAGTGTGGAATGACAAGGGATGAACTTCGACTCCCAAAGTAGCAATGTACTTCTTACGGAACTCTCCAGTAAGGTGTCTCTTAACGAAGGTGGTCTATGAATTGTTAGTAATCATGAGGGGAACTAAGGGGCGGAAAACATTATCCGACTCATCAAATAATTTGCACTTACTTTACCGGTACCACCATCACCGACAAGGACCAATTTAAAAGTGGGTTCAGTAGACATGATTCAATGTTTGTATAACGGAAGGAAAAattttgttgttcttcCCTTGCCTTCCAAAGAGAATGATTTACGCAGTGCACGCTCCagtggaaaaaaatggaatgATTTGTCATAAAGTTGCTATTATTACGTAATGCTTGCATACTAGTTTTACTTGACTGTATTTCTGTGCTGGTACTCTCTCATGACGGATGATATGAgctctttctcttctgtGGTGTTGTAGTGGTATATGGCTGGTGGAGGGTTTGGTAGGTTTGGCAGACTTGGCGGCGGCGGAAATGTTTCCAAAGGAGTTTCTAATGACAGTGGTCTACCTGGAATATTCGCATAGAGATCGGATTCAGTTATTTCATATGGTAAATCGTTGGAGTCCCAAATCCCAAGCTCTTTAGCCTTTTCTAGAACTGTTAGTAGTCTTTATGATAGTATGGCCCTGTGGTGGGCGAATCACAAGATGTCTTACCTTCGTAGTAATCGCAATACTTTCTGAGATGGTTTCGGCCAATCAAATGAGATTTTCTGACACTCAAAGAGTCATGGGTCAAGTAGGCTAAACTTGTTAGTAAGATCCATTTGGCGACGATCAATTACGGTTCACACTCACAATTGCAATATTCACAATAATACTTTGCCATTAATCTTAATCTTGCTTACCTCTTCTCTCAATGGTCCTCTGATAGTGTCCCAACCATTACTCCTCGATTACCCGTCTTCTTGCCAACCAACGAAATCGCTCGAAATGTCCAAGTCAAGGAGGAACCATCTAAATCAACCCTTAGACACACACACAATGTTTGCCGTTATCAGATCATCCGTAAGTCTAGCCTTCACCACTCAATTCGGTGGGTTTTTCAATGTTTAACTTGACTAACATATTCAGGCCCTGAGAACTCAAGTTAGAGCTTTCTCTGCTGCCCCAGCCAGAAGAAGTAAGTATCAATCAGGAGTGAAAAAATTCTAGACGACAGACACGATGAACAAGTACTAACATTTACCTTAAAGACCTGATTTCTGATTTGTATGTCAAGGAGCTGAAGGGATTCAAGCCAACCCCTCTTTCTGCTGCTGATGCCGAAGGTGCTACCAAACCATGGGCTAAGCCAGCCTCCCCAAAAGTTCCATCTCTGGAAGGAGAGACTGCTGAAGCTTTGCAACAGTATGAAACCTCAGACGTTGAGACCGTCCAGGCTGCTTCATCTGAATCTGCTTCCGAAGTTACTGAAGACTGGTTTGTCTTCCCAGAGGAGGAAACTGCTCACCATTGATAAAATTATAGACCACGAGATCTAATGATACTAGAGAGAAGATACGCAAATTGATGCATGTTAAACAACTATTGAAATTATTGAGCTCATGATTGAGGTTTCACTAGTGCAGGTGAAGGTCCAGATTCTTTCAGTTCAATTGTTCACTTAGGTGGTGTAGATATCCATATTCTAGTAATGAAGGGTACGATACTATTATTAACTACGGTTAAGAATTACGTTCTCGTTGCATGGTCTAGTTGTCTTGTTTTCTTTATTGTTTCCATTCTTTGCCTGGTTTCTACGCGTTATTCTTTTTATCTCTTCTCCTCTGTTTAGATTTCTCACGAGTTGTTATCGATTTCTGAGATTCTCTCAAAATATCCCAATCTGATGTCTGGGCTCTCCGTCTACAAGGAACTCAACCAGTCGTTGATAAATAGAGGTTATCTGTCTGAAGGAGTGatctttgaagatgaaaataCTGTGAGAAACCAGAAAGTGGCTCAGGTCATTGAACGTCTTCTAGACTCCATAGACAATAACAGAACAATCAGAGACGATCTTCTCTTACGGGAAAAAGATCATTTACAAGTGATAGACTCCCTGAAAACTGACCAATCTCTCTTGAAGAAGCGTATTAGCACTTTGGAGGCCAAGTCAACTTCTCAAGAGAGACATATTAACCAGTTAACAGCACAGATCGATGAATTGACAAGTTCAGTGCAAACAAACATTAAACAACACAACAAGACTAAATCACAACTACAAACTGTACTCCAATCATCTAATGCAGAATTCAGGAGGAAAGACCTTCAGATTGATCAACTCCAAGAAAAGCTAGTCGCAAAACAGTTGGGTATTAAAGGGAAAGTATTCTCCCTATACAGTCTTCCTATCATGCCTGATGatcaaccaaagaagagacAAAAAATAGCCGAGTCTTCAACGGAGACTCAAAAGTTAACCCCAGTGGAGAGATTTCCCGTAGCACAGAAAGAAACCATGACTTTGCTGTCTGATTTATATGATATAATCTACTCACTGATTCAAGATAATAACTCTAAAACCAGGTACTTGACTATTTAcaacaatttcatcaagaatttAGTAAGGttcatttcaaagattgcaAACTACGACGGCAAAATATCGTATGACCTAAGAGAAGAGTATGCCCAATTGACTTCAATGGAGATAAATTCCCCTCCTGGGTCTGCCTCTACAGTTCATGAGACAAAAGAAGAGTTGGTGAAGTCTCTACAATTATCGAAAACAGAATCAGAGAATATTCTCAGACAGTTTTCTTCCCAAATGAATGAACTATACAACTCTTTAGGAAATGCTTTTGAACTGAATGAACTATCTGCAGACTCGGAAGTTGCCTCCAGAAACGGTCTCAAACAACAACTACATGAAAGGGAGACACAGATTGAATCTCTTCGAAAAGAGCTGGAAAGTGTAACACATAATTGGAAGGCTGCTATTGAAACGATGGAGAAGTGGAAAAAATACAGAACGAAGAAAGGCATATAGCAGGAGAGCTATTCCCTTTAATCTCTGGTCAGGTTAGTGTGAATGGCCTGGATTTTAGTGTACGCTAACACTCCTTCCATTCCCAACTCGCTACCAGTACCACTCATCTTGAACCCTCCAAATGGAACACGGATATTATcatcatttgaagaattgatGTACACAGTTCCAGCCTCCAACTGGCTGGCAACGGTATTGGCTGTGACAATATCCTTAGAAAAAACCATAGCTGCCAAACCGTATTCCGTATCATTGGCTAGCTCAATTGCCTCTTCCTGAGAGTGGAATTTACTGATGGCAACTACGGGCCCAAATATCTCGTCCTTCACAATCGACATATCCTGAGTACAGTCAACAAAAATAGTTGGATGGATCCAGTAACCACTCTCAAATGTAACTGGTTCATCTCCAATAACTAACTTTGCACCCTCATCCTTACCCTTCTGGATATAACCTTTAACCTTCTCAAACTGAGATTTGTTGATCACAGGCCCCATGGTGGATTTCTTATCAAATGGAGACCCGATGAACCAGTTTTCCTGCACATGAgccttgaacttttgaatgaactCGTCGTAGATTGTGTCTTGCACCAAGACACGAGAGTTTGCCGTGCAAATCTGACCTGTGTTGTACATTATTCCAAACGCAGCCCAATAGATTGCCTGATCCAGTTTggcatcatcaaagacTATCAACGGAGACTTACCTCCACATTCTAGAGTAACAGTCTTTAAATTTGAGGAGGccaatttttgaatctctttgCCTGTTTTTGTGGACCCAGTAAAGGCTATTTTATCGACATCTGGATGACTAGCCATACGGGCACCAGCTACTGAACCTAGTCCACTGATAATGTTTAGCACACCAGGTGGGAACCCGGCGTCATTTACTAGTTCAGCAAAGTACAGCAAAGAAAGTGGAGAAGATTCCGAGGACTTGATGACAATACAGTTTCCAGCACACAGTGCGGGAGCAATTTTCCACATGGCCATATTCAACGGATAGTTCCAAGGAACAATCTGGCTGACAACACCGTAGGGAATCCTTTTCGACGTCAACAGTTTATCTGGGCCTGACGGAATTACATTGCCATAAATTTTGTCAGCCCAACCTGCGCAGTATCTCAAAATACTAACGGATCCTTCGATGTCAGGGAGAGCGTTAGAGAACTGGGGTTTGCCTGCGTCCAAGGCCTCAATTCCAGCTACAGTTTCCGCgttcttctccaaaagatcTGCTAAACGGTTCATCAAGGTTGCACGCTCTTCTCCAGCTAGctttttccaagttttgaatGCTTTTCGGGCACTAGAAACAGCATTGTCAACATCGCTCTCTTGGGCAGCGTAGACCGAGGTAATCACTTCTCCATTGGATGGGTTAATAACATCAATGGTGTCTTTTGACTCACGCCATTCACCATTGATATAGAGGCCAATTGGCTGATCGTATTTTTGTCCGGTAGGAAAGGCAATTGATTTGCTTAAGGGACttgccatttttttttcaaagtgaaGGGGAAGATAAGagcaaatgaaaatgatcaGCGAATACTTTACTACGGGGTACAACCCTTCGCTCTACCTGAAGAAGTTTTAATTTTCATAtataatgaagaaaagaacgATAAAATGCAGCTATATATCATAACGAAAGGAAAGGGTGCATATGACAAGGGTCTGCAAGGGCCATTGACAGAAAACTAATCGTCAATTGCTTTCAAGTATCCTAATGCTTTCATTGATTGGAGAAACTTAGAACCCACATTGATTTGGATACTGTCTGTCGTCCAATGGCTGAGGCATGATACCGGCATTAACCAACCTTTTAAAATCCCACTCCAAACTGGCCTCTGTCTTGAAACACCAGAAAATAAAACCTGCGCTTTTCCCGTGTAAGAAAGCATCTAGCTGGGCTTCTACGTACCTTCTGTACTCACAGATACGTTCAGAGCTCAATTTCGAAGGATCCTGGCTATTCTCACAAGATCCGATCCAAGGGGAGTTATCAAGTTGACCTTCATATCTCGTGCCTTTTCCGACACCATTTAACCAAGGAGTACAATCAGTAAGTGCTGCCGACCATTCACCACAGAGGTTCCAGTGGTACTCTTTATTTGCATCTCTACCCCAATCACAGGCGGCTTCTATATGTTCATCGATACTTCTTTGCAATTCATCTGCATCGAAGACTTGATAATGGTGGTGATCAAGCACCACGTTCCAGTAACCTTCCGCTGAGGTGAAATCGTCCCCCCAGTACTCTGGCGCCTGGTAAAATGCATCGTGGATTACAACAAAGTTGTTCCCAACATCTCTAACTAGATCATAACCATCCGCATAGAACTGTCTTAGATTATCCATGTCTAAAATAGGTCCCAATGGTTCGTTTAAGAGTTGAATACCAATGACCACATCGTAGTAGTCCGTGGTTCCatatttttttgaaatataTTTCAGAACATCCAAAGTTACTTGAACGTTGTTACCATTTTGGAAATCCCAACTGTCTCGCTTACCGGAGTTGTCAAAGCCGTTCTGAGATCCTGGAGCTCCATGAAGGTCAATCCAAACTTTCAGTCCATGCTTTCTACTCCACTCCAAAGCCTTGTCAAGATACTCTTCCTGGCCTTGAACATAAGGATCATCATCCAGCAATTGGAAGGCCCAGTAGCCAATTGGTATACGAACAAAGTTAAGTCCGTAAGCTGCGATGTCTTGAAAATCTTTTTCGT
This window of the Komagataella phaffii GS115 chromosome 2, complete sequence genome carries:
- a CDS encoding Non-essential subunit of Sec63 complex (Sec63p, Sec62p, Sec66p and Sec72p) encodes the protein MLPFSYDVSSKKLKVTGDYADLEYDIQQLNTLSGEILANKADVPSPPSKESFDKKLSHMAQKLHESAVSNIKTGKYPEAIKLLTTGLEMVNRRPKYESFQMTLSEMTIFIVTRADAYMMNGDFEGAFNDADLLVTLLPSIPDNYIRRGVALFKMGRYVDAKNNFERGLSFDPDNAKLKKELDFVLKKIDEENGEL
- a CDS encoding GTP binding protein (mammalian Ranp homolog) gives rise to the protein MSTEPTFKLVLVGDGGTGKTTFVKRHLTGEFRKKYIATLGVEVHPLSFHTNCGPITFNVWDTAGQEKFGGLRDGYYINGDCGIIMFDVTSRITYKNVPNWHRDLVRVCENIPIVLCGNKVDVKERKVKAKTITFHRKKNLQYFDISAKSNYNFEKPFLWLARKLSGEPQLEFVAAPDLQAPEVQIDADLIKKYEQENAEAAAMPLPDEDDADL
- a CDS encoding Component of the U1 snRNP complex required for pre-mRNA splicing, with product MAKYYCEYCNSYLTHDSLSVRKSHLIGRNHLRKYCDYYEEKAKELGIWDSNDLPYEITESDLYANIPGRPLSLETPLETFPPPPSLPNLPNPPPAIYHYNTTEEKELISSVMREYQHRNTVK
- a CDS encoding Cytoplasmic aldehyde dehydrogenase, involved in ethanol oxidation and beta-alanine biosynthesis, which gives rise to MASPLSKSIAFPTGQKYDQPIGLYINGEWRESKDTIDVINPSNGEVITSVYAAQESDVDNAVSSARKAFKTWKKLAGEERATLMNRLADLLEKNAETVAGIEALDAGKPQFSNALPDIEGSVSILRYCAGWADKIYGNVIPSGPDKLLTSKRIPYGVVSQIVPWNYPLNMAMWKIAPALCAGNCIVIKSSESSPLSLLYFAELVNDAGFPPGVLNIISGLGSVAGARMASHPDVDKIAFTGSTKTGKEIQKLASSNLKTVTLECGGKSPLIVFDDAKLDQAIYWAAFGIMYNTGQICTANSRVLVQDTIYDEFIQKFKAHVQENWFIGSPFDKKSTMGPVINKSQFEKVKGYIQKGKDEGAKLVIGDEPVTFESGYWIHPTIFVDCTQDMSIVKDEIFGPVVAISKFHSQEEAIELANDTEYGLAAMVFSKDIVTANTVASQLEAGTVYINSSNDDNIRVPFGGFKMSGTGSELGMEGVLAYTKIQAIHTNLTRD
- a CDS encoding Major exo-1,3-beta-glucanase of the cell wall, involved in cell wall beta-glucan assembly is translated as MNLYLITLLFASLCSAITLPKRDIIWDYSSEKIMGVNLGGWLVLEPYITPSLFEAFGDDVPVDEYRYTERLGKSLALDRLQQHWSTFYDEKDFQDIAAYGLNFVRIPIGYWAFQLLDDDPYVQGQEEYLDKALEWSRKHGLKVWIDLHGAPGSQNGFDNSGKRDSWDFQNGNNVQVTLDVLKYISKKYGTTDYYDVVIGIQLLNEPLGPILDMDNLRQFYADGYDLVRDVGNNFVVIHDAFYQAPEYWGDDFTSAEGYWNVVLDHHHYQVFDADELQRSIDEHIEAACDWGRDANKEYHWNLCGEWSAALTDCTPWLNGVGKGTRYEGQLDNSPWIGSCENSQDPSKLSSERICEYRRYVEAQLDAFLHGKSAGFIFWCFKTEASLEWDFKRLVNAGIMPQPLDDRQYPNQCGF